Within Amedibacterium intestinale, the genomic segment CAAACAATGTGCGTACGATTCCTTCTATTCCTATGCATATTGATGCACAAGGGGAAGTGGAAGTACGTGGAGAAGTGTACATGCCGAAAAAAAGTTTTGAAGAGCTGAATACAAAACGAGAAGAAAATGGTGAAGAATTGTTTGCGAATCCACGAAATGCGGCTGCAGGAAGTATTCGTCAGTTAGACAGTAAAATAGCTGCCCAAAGAAAGCTGGATGCGTTCTTATATTATTTAGAAGATGCAGCATCTTTCGGCATACAGACGCATGAAGAAGCACTGGAAACTTTAGAAAAATGGCATATCAAGGTAAATCCATTGCGCAAGGTATGCAAGACAATAGAAGAAGCATGGCAGTTTATACAGGAAATTCAGGAAAAAAGAGAAGAGCTTCCTTATGAAATTGATGGTATGGTTCTTAAAGTAAATGAACTTTCTTCATGGAATGTTTTAGGAACCACAATAAAAGCTCCTCGTTATGCCATTGCCTATAAATTTCCTGCAGAAGAAGTTGTTACCAAGCTTTTAGATATTGTGGTAACGGTAGGTAGAACAGGGCGTGTTACACCGAATGCAGTGCTGGAACCGGTTCGTGTAGCAGGAACAACAGTATCTGCGGCACAGCTTCATAATGAAGATATGATCAAAGAAAAAGATATTCGTATTCATGATGATGTTGTGATACGCAAAGCTGGAGATATTATTCCGGAAGTTGTTCGTCCTTTGGTAGAAAAAAGAGATGGAACGCAAGGAATTTATCATTTTCCAACACAATGTCCAATCTGCTCAGGAGCGCTGGTTCGACTTCCAAATGAAGCGGCACATTACTGTATTAATCAGGATTGCCCAGCTCGTGTTGTGGAAAGTATGATTCATTTTGCAGGCAGAGATGCGATGAATATCGATACTTTAGGAGATAAAAAGATTGAATTTTTCCACAAGGAAGGATTATTAAATACGATAGAAGATATTTATCGTTTAAAAGATCATGAAGAAGAAATTTTAAGTATGGAAGGATTTAAAGAAAAATCCTTTATGAAAATGATTGATGCGATTGAAAAAAGTAAAGAGAATCCTCTTGAGGACTTGATTTATGGATTAGGAATTCGTCAGGTTGGTAAAAAAGCTGCTAAGGTTTTAGCAAAACATTTCTTGACGATGGATGCATTGATGGCAGCTGATCGTGATGCTTTCGTTGCGATTAAAGATATTGGAGAAATTACGGCGGATAGTATCGTTGCATTTTTTAGAGAAGAGAAAAATATGGAACTTATTGACCATTTAAAAGCTTTTGGACTTCGTATGGACAGTGAAAAAGAAGAAATTAAGGAAAGTTTCTTTACTGGAAAAACAGTTGTATTAACTGGAACACTTACACAGATGACACGAAATGAAGCAAAAGCAATGTTGGAGTCTTTAGGAGCAAATGTCAGTGGTTCTGTTTCTAAGAAAACGGATTTGGTAGTGTATGGAGAAGCTGCCGGCAGTAAGCTTACTAAGGCAAGAGATTTAGGTGTAGAGGTAATGGATGAAGAAACCTTTTTACAGGAGGTGAAAGCATCATGAAAAAAATATTAGCGAGTATTATGGCTGTTTTTCTTGTAGTGGCAATGAGTGGCTGCAAGGATGATACAAAGAAACAATCGACAAATCTGGAAGAAACCAAAGCAGTCTCAGAAGGGGATTATGCGGCATTGTTGCCTTATGAAGCAAGTACAGCTCGCCATTCTCATGCAATTTTAAGTACAAATCAAACAGAAACTTTTACGGTTGGCAAAGGCTTAATGGAGTTAAGCAAAAAACATTTTGATCCTGATACATATGTATATCGTGAAGGACAGTTTTTAACATACAGTGCACTTGATGCGACAAGTGATGGAGAAGGGTTATTAGGACGTACGAGCGAAACCAATCCTAATGGAATGAATCCCAAAGTTGGATCTAGGTTTAAAACGGATGCCGGAGAAAAAGAAATTACTTCTTCCGATGTAGTTTTATTAGATATTTTTGAGATGGACTGGTATCGCTCCAATGATCTAGAAGGAATTTCTTTAGCGCTTGTTTTAAATAGTAAAATTGGAGATAGTGAAAATCCCGATATTATAACAGATGAAATGTTAAAAACATATGGGGAAGATGCTGCTAGAAAAATTGTGAGTTACTTAAGAAAAACACATCCAGAAATTGGGCAGAAAACACCGATTTATGTGGTATTATATAAAGAGGGTGGAGTAAACAATTCTCTTCCTGGAGTTTTTCTGGATGAAGCATACTTTGAATCGAAAACTGTAGGGGAATTTAAATCCATTTCAGAAGAGTGGGCGTTATTTCCAAGTAAAAACGCTTCCGAGCTAGATGGAAGCGTAGCGACGAATTTTTCAAAATTAAAGAAAAATATATTAAATGTTTTACCGGATGCAACATCCATTATTGGGGAAGGTCATTTTACAGATAAAAAACTTGATTCTTTATCCATGGAAGTGTCCATCAATGCGAAAAGTTATGCAGAGGCATATGCCGTTGTACAAATGGTAAATACATCAATGTCAATGTTTGATGGAAAAAATTATGGTGTGAAAGTGACTATAAACAACAATAATGAATTGCTTGCGGTTGTTTCCAGAAATAAAGGAAGCAGTGAAGTATCCGCTGTGATTTTATAAAAGAAAGGAAGAATAGGTATGGAACAATATAGTGCAGAGTACTTTAAGAAACTGGCACACGATATCATGTTCGATTTAAGTGATGAAGAAGCTTGTGAACTGCAGGAAGAATTCAAGGAACTTTTGGAACAGATCGAGGTGCTAGATAAAATTGATACAGAAAATGTAGAAGAAATGATTTACCCATTTGAAGCAGAAACTGTATTTTTAAGAGAAGACAAAGTAGAAAATGTCATTTCTCAGGAAGCAGCATTAAGCAATGTAAAATCTGCAAAAGCAGGTCATGTACATGTACCTAAGGTGGTGAAGTAAGATGGATTTTGAAAAAGCAAGAAAACAGAGCGTAGAAGAACGTATAAACCAAGCGTTTGAAAAAGCAAAGGCATCCCAGGATAAATTAAATGCAGTTGTTACTTTTATAGATCCTAAAGAACAGATCGAAGCATTAAAAGATGTGGATGAAAAAGCGCCACTATATGGTATGCCAATTGTTTTAAAAGACAATGTGAATACAAAAGGAATTCGTACAACAGCAAGTTCTCGAATTTTAGATAACTATGTGCCTGTTTATGATGCACATATCGTAGATAAACTGCGTGAAGCTGGAGCTGTTGTCATTGCGAAAGCAAGCATGGATGAATTAGGTATGGGTGGTACAAATAAAAATGCGCATACTGGAAAAGTAAATAATCCTTGGGATGTTCGCCGTATTTCAGGGGGAAGTTCTGGAGGTAGTGCAGTACTTGTAGCAGAAGGAATCGTACCTTTTGCGATTGGTACAGATACAGGAGACAGTGTACGAAAACCAGCTGCATATAATGGTGTTATCGGTGTAAAACCGACATATGGAAGAATTTCTCGTTATGGTATCATTCCATATGCAAGCAGCCTTGATCATGTTGGATACTTTACAAGTGCGGTAGAGGATGCAGCTTTAGCATTGGAAGTGCTGGCTGGAAGAGATGATCGTGACATGACAAGCTCTTATAAAGAGGTAGAAGCATATTCTAAAAATCTAAACAGTGACATCAAAGGAAAACGTATTGCGGTATTTGGAAATGTGCAGGATGCAATTCAAAATGCAGAAATGAAAGAAAATTTTGATGCATTAATGAAAAAATTAGAGGAAAGAGGCGCAATTGTAGAAAAAGTCTATTTAGATGAAACTTTGATGCATGCAATTTTGCCGGTTTACTATATTATTGCGAATGCCGAGGCTACCGCAAATCATTCAAACTTAGATGGTATTCGTTTTGGTATGAGAGAAGATGGAGAAAGCGTAGAAGATGTAATGATCAATTCCAGAACAAAGGGATTATGTTCTTATGTTCGTAAGCGTTTTGTCATCGGAAGTTATTCTTTATATGAAGAAAATCAAGAAAAAGTATTCCGTAAAGCACAGAAAGTGCGTCGCTTAATTGTGGAAGAAATGAATAAAGTATTAAGCAGTTATGATGTGATAATTGCCAATGCTGCACCTAGTATTGCACCATATAGCGATGCAAGTGAAGATGAGCATTTAAGTAAAGATATTACAGTTGCGGAAAACCATATGGTTATGGGAAACTTCTCTGGAAATCCAAGTATGACGCTGCCATGTGGATTTGTGGAAGGTATGCCAATTGCGGTAAATATCAGTGCAAAAGCATTTGATGAACAGACAATGTTTAATATCGCAAAAGCAATTGAAGAAGAAACAGGATTAAAAGGAAACGATGTGGAGGTAGACGCATGAAATACGAAACCGTAATAGGAATTGAAATTCACTGTGAATTAAAAACAAAAACAAAAATGTTCTCCTCAGCACCGGTAGCTTTTGGAGAAGTGGCAAATACATGTGTAAATGAGGTAGATTTAGGACATCCTGGAACACTTCCTTGTGTTAACAAAGAAGCTGTTCGTTTAGCTGTAAAAGCCGCAACAGCTTTGCGTTGTGAAATTGATCCACTTGTGAAATTTGATCGTAAAAATTATTATTATTCCGATCTTCCAAAGGGATTTCAGATTACGCAGCAATTTCATCCAATTGGAAGAAATGGATGCATAACAATTGAAACAGAAGATGGCAAGAAAGATATTCGTATCAATCGAATTCACATGGAAGAAGATACAGCAAAACAGTTCCATAGTGATGCAGGGACTTTGATTGATTTTAACCGTGCAGGTACACCGCTTGTAGAAATCGTAAGTGAAGCGGATATGCGAAGTGGAAGTGAGGCTGCTGCTTATGTCGAAAAGTTAAGAACTTTATTGTACTATTTAGGAGTCAGCGATGTTAAAATGGAAGAAGGAAGCATGCGCTGTGATGTCAATGTTTCCATTCGACCAGTTGGAAGTACAGCTTTTGGTACAAAAACAGAAGTGAAAAATCTAAACTCTATTTCCAATGTACAAAAAGCAATTGATGCGGAAGTAGAACGACAGATTCAGCTGGTAGAAAATGGAGAAAAAGTTGAACAGGCTACTCGCCGTTATGATGAAACACAGAAAACTACCATTTTGATGCGTAAAAAAGAAGGAAATGTAGACTATAAATTTTTCCCAGAACCTAATATTACGCCAATTCGTTTAAGTGATGAATGGATTTCTGAAATTCAGGAAAATATGGAAGAACTTCCTGATGAAAGAAAAGCTCGTTATATGGGACAAAACGAATTAAGTGCATATGATGCAGATGTACTTGTTTCTAACAGAGAACTTTCTGATTTCTATGATGAAGTTATCAAGCATACAAAAGCGTATAAGAAAGCAGCTAACTGGGTAATTGTAGAGCTTTCTGCAGCTTTAAACAAAGCAAATATCAAACCAGCAGATAATCCTTGTAAAGCAGAATATCTTGCGGATATGATCAACATGGTAGAGGCGCAGGAAATCAGTGGAAAACAGGCAAAAGTTGTGTTTGAAGAAATTATGAAAGGAAAAGATCCAAAGAAAGTCGTAGAAGAAAAAGGCATGAAACAGATGAGTGATGCAAGTGAACTTCTTGCGATGATCAATACGGTTTTAGATAACAATCCACAGTCCATTGAAGATTTTAAAAATGGAAAAGATCGTGCTGTTGGATTCCTTGTTGGGCAGGTTATGAAAGCCAGCAAAGGACAGGCAAATCCTGCAATGACAAATAAACTTATTCAAGAAGAACTTAAGAAAAGATAGAAATTTAAGATAAAATTTAGTACAATGAATACCATCAGAGGTGATAAAATGGCAAAAAGTAATAAAAAAAGCAAACAGGTGAAACAAAAAAATACAAAGAGCAATATTCTTTATATTGTTGCGACTGTAGTTATTTTAATTCCCTTGTTAATGCTTGGATATATTTATTTCTCAACAAAAGAAAATAAAGGAAAGCCAACTGTTGGTAATCGTTTTGATAATGCTCTTGTGGAAAAAATTGAGCAAAATCAAATTGATCAGGTAAAATCAAGTTTAAAATATGATAAAGCCGAGAATGTAGAAATTAATTTGACAAGTGCGACATTACGTATAACAATTGATTTACAAGATACATGTGGAAAAAGCGATGTAGACAGCGTACTAAACGATGCTTATAAAAAAACTACGCAGATTCTTCCTGTAGAAACATATTTTACAAATAAAGATGATGTTAAAATGTATGATTTGGATATTCATGTATATAACTTTATTCCAAAAGATGATGATTCTACAGATGGATGGGTATATAAAGAAAAAATTAAAAATGCTTCCAGTAAGAAAGCAGTAACCGATACTCTAAGTTCTGCTCGCAGCAAAGAGGATGCAAATGCATTGTTGAAGCAGCAAAAAGAGCTGGAGAAAGAAGCAGGACAATCAAAATAAAGAAGAAAGGGCGTATGCCCTTTTTTAAGGAGTGGGAATATGAAAAAGAATGAACATGTGAATGGAATATGCTGCGGTTACACCAAAGATGGTCATGGGGTCGTAAAAATTGATGGATTTCCATTGTTTGTGAAAGGCATGCTGGAAAATGAAGAAGGTGAACTGGTCATAACTATGGTAAAGAAAAGCTATGGTTATGCTCGTTTATTAAACTTACATAAAACAAGTGCAGAACGTGTAAAACCTGTTTGTCCACTCGCAAAACAATGCGGAGGATGTCAGCTGCAGCATATGTCATATAAAGAGCAGCTGCGTTATAAAAAACAGAAAGTACAGGATGTTATCGATCGTATTGCGAAACTGGATTTAAAAGTAGAAGATGTTTTGGGAATGGAACATCAGTTATACTATCGTAACAAAGGACAGATTCCTGTTGGATTAAAAAATAATATTGTACAGACTGGTTTTTATCGTATCAATTCAAATGAAATTATTGATATGAATACCTGCTTGATTCAAAGTGAACGTATCAATACCGTTCTTGCTGTTATGAAAGAGTTATTAGTTAGTTATGAAAATGCATCCGTTTTTCGTCATTTGTTAATTAAAGATGGATTTCATACAGGAGAAGTAATGGTTGTATGGATTACTCGCAAGAAAAACTTTCCACATAAAGAAGATATGGTAAAAGAACTGGTAGATCGTTTGCCATTTGTTAAAAGTATTGTATTGAATTTAAATACAAGAGAAGATAATGTTATTTTAGGTAAGGAAGAAGAAGTGTTATATGGGCAATCCTTTATTACAGATACGATTCATGGTTTAAAATTCCATATTTCTTCTAAATCCTTTTATCAGGTAAATCCTGTTCAAACAGAAGTACTATATGGAAAAGCTTTAGAATTCTGTGAAATAAAAGGAAATGAAACGATATTGGATATGTATTGTGGTGTAGGAACAATCAGTATGTTTTTAGCTCAGAAAGCTAAAAAAGTGATTGGAATTGAAATTGTGGAGCAGGCAATAAAAAATGCGAAAGAAAATGCATTAAACAATGGCATTTCTAATATTGAGTTTGTATGCAGCGATGCGGCTTCTTATGCGAAAAAATTAAGTGAAGAAAATATGAAACCAGATATTATTGTGGTTGATCCTCCAAGAAAAGGATGTGATCAGATAACACTTGACAGTATTGTGAAAATGTCACCACAAAGAATTGTTTATGTATCTTGTGATCCAGCTACACTGGCAAGAGATCTTCGTATTTTAGAAGATAGTGGATATCATTGTATAAAGGTACAGCCTGTTGATATGTTCCCATTTAGTCACCACATAGAAAATGTAGCACAGCTTATAAAAAACAAATAACCTGATAAATAAAGCGCTTTAGACACTTTTCCATAGTCTAATTTTAAACTCTAGAAAATGAGATAACTGATAATTTTGCCTGATTTTAGAAATAAGTCAGGCTTTTTTATGAAATCAGCAGTAATAAGTGTTCGTGAAAATTAATGAAAGATATCTTTAATATTAAGAGAATAGTTATCATTTAATCTGTATAGAAAAGTAATGTGATCTTTAGTATACTGAACACAGTAAAAAAGTTTTGTTTTAGTAGAGACATAATTGAATTGTTTTAAAGAATATGATTGTTTTGCTAGATACGGAGGTGTTCGATTTGGGAAAAAAGGAAAGCCAAGTAAAAATACGTTCTAGTGCAGCTGAATATTTGACTTATGTTGCATCTGTCGGGAATCAGAAAGACAGTCTTGAAATGCGTTATGAAGATGAAAATATCTGGTTGACACAAAAGATGATGTCCACATTGTACGACGTTGGTTTACCGACGATTAATGAACATATTAAAAAAATTTTTGCAGACAGCGAATTAGAAGAGGCTGGAACTATTCGGAATTTCCGAATAGTTCAAACGGAAGGTTCTCGTCAAGTGACTCGTGATACAAAGCATTATAATCTTCAAATGATTATTGCTGTTGGGTTCAAAGTAAACAATGAGCGAGCTGTACAGTTCCGCAAATGGGCCAATGGTATTGTGAAGGACTACACCATCAAGGGATGGGTCATGGATGATGAACGCCTGAAAAACGGTGGCTCGGTGCTCACAACAGAATATTTTGACCGTTTGCTTGAGCAGATACGTGAAATTCGTTTGTCCGAACGTAGGTTTTATCAGAAAATAACAGATATATATGCTACAGCACTTGATTATGATCGTACAGCAAAAACAACAAAAGATTTTTTTGCTAAAGTGCAAAATAAGATGCACTATGCAGTTCATGGACATACAGCAGCGGAGCTGATTTATGAACGTGCGGATGCAGACAAGCCACATATGGGCTTAACGACATGGGCATCTGCACCGGAAGGTAAAATTGTAAAAAGTGATGTCAGTATTGAAAAAAATTATTTGAGTGAAAAGGAAATGCGTTCTTTAGAGCGTATTGTATCTGCATATCTTGATTTAGCCGAAGACCGTGCGGAAAGACACATTCCTATGACAATGGAAGATTGGTCCAAACGATTAGATTTATTTTTGATGGCTGATGATAGAGAAGTTCTTCAAAACGCAGGAAAAATCACGACAGAAATTGCAAAGGAAAAAGCGGAATCAGAATTTGAAAAATATCGAATTGTGCAGGATAGATTGTTTATGTCTGATTTTGATAAATATCTGTTAGAATTAGAGAAAAAGCCAAAGAAATAAATACTTTGTATATCTGGATTTTTAAAAATGCAGATTTCAACAAGGGATTATCATGCAAAATCAATATCTCTTTTGCGCATTCGAGTCACATAGAAAATGTAGTATAGCTTGTAAAAAACAATTAACCTGATAAATAAAGCGTTTTAGACAATTTTCCATAGTCTGATTTTGAACTCCAGAAAAATGGGATACAACTGGTAATAATTGATTATTTTACCTGATTTTCACGAAGTCAGGCTTTTTTTGATGGAAAACAAAGAAAAAGGTGTTCGTGAAAAGGTATGTTAGAGGATGTAGAAATGAAATTAGCAGGGATGAAAAACTCTTTACAGGTATTCATTACCCGTACATACGGATCAGACCAGAACGTCTTTACACCTAGACAACTTGAAGGAGTTCTAAGAGGATATCTTGTTTATACAGAGATCATAATCAAGACATTAAGAAATTGTGATGAATTTCATAATGAAAAATACTTTTATGATATAAAAATTAGATAAATATTCTAATATGATTACAATGTTAATATAGCTGTATAGTATAATTACAAATGGGAGATATTTATCCTTGGAAAATACTAACCTGATGTATCACTGCCAGCCCTTTGCGAATGAATATAGATATAAATGTTATCATTACTATGGTAATGCTC encodes:
- the ligA gene encoding NAD-dependent DNA ligase LigA: MDVKNRILELRRKLDAFAYEYYVLDQPSVSDQEYDRYYQELVALEDANPEYKDPNSITQRVGGVVLDAFTKVEHKNRMLSLGNAFNLEDLKAFDERVRAVKPDASYVVELKMDGLAISLHYIDGRFHQAVTRGDGLVGEDVTNNVRTIPSIPMHIDAQGEVEVRGEVYMPKKSFEELNTKREENGEELFANPRNAAAGSIRQLDSKIAAQRKLDAFLYYLEDAASFGIQTHEEALETLEKWHIKVNPLRKVCKTIEEAWQFIQEIQEKREELPYEIDGMVLKVNELSSWNVLGTTIKAPRYAIAYKFPAEEVVTKLLDIVVTVGRTGRVTPNAVLEPVRVAGTTVSAAQLHNEDMIKEKDIRIHDDVVIRKAGDIIPEVVRPLVEKRDGTQGIYHFPTQCPICSGALVRLPNEAAHYCINQDCPARVVESMIHFAGRDAMNIDTLGDKKIEFFHKEGLLNTIEDIYRLKDHEEEILSMEGFKEKSFMKMIDAIEKSKENPLEDLIYGLGIRQVGKKAAKVLAKHFLTMDALMAADRDAFVAIKDIGEITADSIVAFFREEKNMELIDHLKAFGLRMDSEKEEIKESFFTGKTVVLTGTLTQMTRNEAKAMLESLGANVSGSVSKKTDLVVYGEAAGSKLTKARDLGVEVMDEETFLQEVKAS
- a CDS encoding CamS family sex pheromone protein, with the translated sequence MKKILASIMAVFLVVAMSGCKDDTKKQSTNLEETKAVSEGDYAALLPYEASTARHSHAILSTNQTETFTVGKGLMELSKKHFDPDTYVYREGQFLTYSALDATSDGEGLLGRTSETNPNGMNPKVGSRFKTDAGEKEITSSDVVLLDIFEMDWYRSNDLEGISLALVLNSKIGDSENPDIITDEMLKTYGEDAARKIVSYLRKTHPEIGQKTPIYVVLYKEGGVNNSLPGVFLDEAYFESKTVGEFKSISEEWALFPSKNASELDGSVATNFSKLKKNILNVLPDATSIIGEGHFTDKKLDSLSMEVSINAKSYAEAYAVVQMVNTSMSMFDGKNYGVKVTINNNNELLAVVSRNKGSSEVSAVIL
- the gatC gene encoding Asp-tRNA(Asn)/Glu-tRNA(Gln) amidotransferase subunit GatC produces the protein MEQYSAEYFKKLAHDIMFDLSDEEACELQEEFKELLEQIEVLDKIDTENVEEMIYPFEAETVFLREDKVENVISQEAALSNVKSAKAGHVHVPKVVK
- a CDS encoding amidase family protein, coding for MDFEKARKQSVEERINQAFEKAKASQDKLNAVVTFIDPKEQIEALKDVDEKAPLYGMPIVLKDNVNTKGIRTTASSRILDNYVPVYDAHIVDKLREAGAVVIAKASMDELGMGGTNKNAHTGKVNNPWDVRRISGGSSGGSAVLVAEGIVPFAIGTDTGDSVRKPAAYNGVIGVKPTYGRISRYGIIPYASSLDHVGYFTSAVEDAALALEVLAGRDDRDMTSSYKEVEAYSKNLNSDIKGKRIAVFGNVQDAIQNAEMKENFDALMKKLEERGAIVEKVYLDETLMHAILPVYYIIANAEATANHSNLDGIRFGMREDGESVEDVMINSRTKGLCSYVRKRFVIGSYSLYEENQEKVFRKAQKVRRLIVEEMNKVLSSYDVIIANAAPSIAPYSDASEDEHLSKDITVAENHMVMGNFSGNPSMTLPCGFVEGMPIAVNISAKAFDEQTMFNIAKAIEEETGLKGNDVEVDA
- the gatB gene encoding Asp-tRNA(Asn)/Glu-tRNA(Gln) amidotransferase subunit GatB, yielding MKYETVIGIEIHCELKTKTKMFSSAPVAFGEVANTCVNEVDLGHPGTLPCVNKEAVRLAVKAATALRCEIDPLVKFDRKNYYYSDLPKGFQITQQFHPIGRNGCITIETEDGKKDIRINRIHMEEDTAKQFHSDAGTLIDFNRAGTPLVEIVSEADMRSGSEAAAYVEKLRTLLYYLGVSDVKMEEGSMRCDVNVSIRPVGSTAFGTKTEVKNLNSISNVQKAIDAEVERQIQLVENGEKVEQATRRYDETQKTTILMRKKEGNVDYKFFPEPNITPIRLSDEWISEIQENMEELPDERKARYMGQNELSAYDADVLVSNRELSDFYDEVIKHTKAYKKAANWVIVELSAALNKANIKPADNPCKAEYLADMINMVEAQEISGKQAKVVFEEIMKGKDPKKVVEEKGMKQMSDASELLAMINTVLDNNPQSIEDFKNGKDRAVGFLVGQVMKASKGQANPAMTNKLIQEELKKR
- the rlmD gene encoding 23S rRNA (uracil(1939)-C(5))-methyltransferase RlmD; translation: MKKNEHVNGICCGYTKDGHGVVKIDGFPLFVKGMLENEEGELVITMVKKSYGYARLLNLHKTSAERVKPVCPLAKQCGGCQLQHMSYKEQLRYKKQKVQDVIDRIAKLDLKVEDVLGMEHQLYYRNKGQIPVGLKNNIVQTGFYRINSNEIIDMNTCLIQSERINTVLAVMKELLVSYENASVFRHLLIKDGFHTGEVMVVWITRKKNFPHKEDMVKELVDRLPFVKSIVLNLNTREDNVILGKEEEVLYGQSFITDTIHGLKFHISSKSFYQVNPVQTEVLYGKALEFCEIKGNETILDMYCGVGTISMFLAQKAKKVIGIEIVEQAIKNAKENALNNGISNIEFVCSDAASYAKKLSEENMKPDIIVVDPPRKGCDQITLDSIVKMSPQRIVYVSCDPATLARDLRILEDSGYHCIKVQPVDMFPFSHHIENVAQLIKNK
- a CDS encoding virulence RhuM family protein, whose translation is MGKKESQVKIRSSAAEYLTYVASVGNQKDSLEMRYEDENIWLTQKMMSTLYDVGLPTINEHIKKIFADSELEEAGTIRNFRIVQTEGSRQVTRDTKHYNLQMIIAVGFKVNNERAVQFRKWANGIVKDYTIKGWVMDDERLKNGGSVLTTEYFDRLLEQIREIRLSERRFYQKITDIYATALDYDRTAKTTKDFFAKVQNKMHYAVHGHTAAELIYERADADKPHMGLTTWASAPEGKIVKSDVSIEKNYLSEKEMRSLERIVSAYLDLAEDRAERHIPMTMEDWSKRLDLFLMADDREVLQNAGKITTEIAKEKAESEFEKYRIVQDRLFMSDFDKYLLELEKKPKK